The following proteins are co-located in the Sandaracinaceae bacterium genome:
- a CDS encoding transposase, producing the protein MAHEHGSVARREAGLSVGEIARAHGERVRAEHALSPEQHKVLRAIERCRTAALGGHLHACPACGFQQPRHDSHRVGVSNARLIRYDGETVTFATKDGKTCTQNAVDFLARLLRRTLPRGFHKIRHAGLVSTNHVRVLTLARAQAALAGASTSARGVELDARQSPRTWVELMLALHGRDPLRCPHCDTPLLVLPLPTSMPKRVEGIDSS; encoded by the coding sequence ATGGCGCACGAGCACGGGTCTGTGGCCCGGCGCGAGGCTGGGCTGAGTGTGGGTGAGATCGCGCGCGCTCACGGAGAGCGCGTGCGCGCGGAGCATGCGCTGAGCCCGGAGCAGCACAAGGTGCTGCGGGCCATCGAGCGCTGTCGGACGGCGGCGCTCGGCGGGCATCTGCACGCGTGCCCCGCCTGTGGCTTTCAGCAGCCTCGCCACGACTCGCATCGCGTCGGCGTCTCGAACGCCCGCCTCATCCGCTACGACGGCGAGACCGTGACCTTCGCCACCAAGGACGGGAAGACCTGCACGCAGAACGCGGTGGACTTCCTCGCTCGCCTCCTGCGCCGCACCTTGCCCAGGGGCTTCCACAAGATCCGTCACGCCGGCCTCGTCTCCACCAATCACGTCCGCGTCCTCACCCTCGCGCGCGCACAGGCCGCTCTCGCTGGCGCCTCGACGTCTGCACGTGGGGTGGAGCTCGACGCGCGCCAGAGCCCGCGCACTTGGGTCGAACTCATGCTGGCCCTCCACGGCCGTGACCCATTGCGCTGCCCCCACTGCGACACGCCGCTGCTCGTGCTCCCGTTGCCGACGTCGATGCCGAAGCGCGTTGAAGGGATCGACTCGTCATGA
- a CDS encoding tyrosine-type recombinase/integrase, whose translation MGEVRDRMEQDLFLRGVAANTRETYLRYAKQFVAFHRRDARQLDTEDVRAWVMHLRGAGRAPRSINVALSALRFLFGVTLRRPEVMHSIRRVVEHDTQPAILSGSEVQRLLDAIERPRDRALVMLLYGSGLRISEALSLTMTDVDSGRGVLTIRHTKSRRDRIVPLPAVTLEALREWMRLRRHRSEGLFPGRKGRASLTREAVHKLLRLAAARAGLTKRVYPHLLRHSFATHLLELGADLRSVQILLGHRSIQSTTRYTHLSEARRQSLVNPLAVLGTPDGARLA comes from the coding sequence ATGGGCGAAGTACGAGACCGAATGGAGCAGGACCTGTTCCTGCGCGGGGTGGCGGCGAACACGCGGGAGACGTACCTGCGGTACGCGAAGCAGTTCGTGGCGTTCCACAGGCGGGACGCGCGCCAGCTGGACACGGAAGACGTGCGCGCGTGGGTGATGCATCTTCGAGGAGCAGGTCGTGCTCCGAGGAGCATCAACGTGGCGCTCAGCGCGCTGCGCTTCCTGTTCGGGGTGACGTTGCGTCGCCCCGAAGTCATGCACTCGATCCGCCGCGTGGTGGAGCACGACACGCAGCCCGCCATCCTCTCCGGCAGCGAGGTGCAGCGGCTGCTCGACGCCATCGAGCGCCCTCGCGACCGTGCCCTCGTCATGCTGCTCTACGGCTCAGGGCTGCGCATCTCCGAGGCGCTGTCGCTGACGATGACCGACGTGGATTCGGGACGCGGTGTGCTCACCATCCGCCACACGAAGAGCCGTCGCGACCGTATCGTGCCGCTGCCGGCCGTCACGCTCGAGGCGCTGCGAGAGTGGATGCGCCTGCGTCGCCACCGGAGCGAGGGCCTGTTTCCAGGGCGCAAGGGTCGGGCGTCGCTGACGCGCGAGGCGGTGCACAAGCTGCTGCGTCTCGCGGCGGCGCGCGCGGGTCTCACCAAGCGCGTCTATCCGCACCTGCTGCGCCACAGCTTCGCGACCCATTTGCTCGAGCTCGGCGCCGACCTCCGGTCCGTGCAGATTCTGCTGGGGCACCGGTCCATCCAGAGCACCACCCGCTACACGCACTTGTCCGAAGCGCGCCGTCAGTCGCTCGTGAATCCATTGGCCGTGCTCGGGACACCTGACGGGGCACGACTCGCGTAG